In Hyalangium gracile, the following are encoded in one genomic region:
- a CDS encoding trifunctional serine/threonine-protein kinase/ATP-binding protein/sensor histidine kinase, translating into MDSTPGFTNLQPLLEERNHVLLRACRGERSFLLRMPREGSPTPEEHARLRYGYELSASLDLPGVARVVELLRSGSKLCLVMEDFGGQPLRTLLQAGGLPPRQVMDIALRLARVVGELHQRRIIHKHITPSNILLHPETGEVRLANFDLASRLSSEAPSYTSQAILHGDLAYISPEQTGRMNRAVDYRTDFYSLGITLYELLTGRPPFSGTDATALVYSHLAVEPPAPHQLRPEVPQALSAVVLKLLAKNAEERYQSAYGLSADLRLCRDQLGVPDPLTPSILPGQRDVSASFHLSQKLYGREQDAAQLAAAFNRVSQGGQAELLLVTGYSGIGKSSLVNEVHRPLVRQRGYFGSGKFEQFLTSPYAAWIQAFDGLVRQILSEDEQRIATWKAELQAALGPNGRVVTDVVPQIELIIGPRPPVPALGAIESQNRFNLVFQRLVGAFALPQHPLVLFLDDLQWADAASLGLLQRILSDPSYRHLLVIGAYRDNEVRAGHPLLATLKELRQSSPVSEISLRPLGLESVTQLLEDTLDRAGDPAVAELAALVFQKTQGNPFFVSQFVTTLHERGYITFDPELGRWRWELERIRGMGITDNVAVLMAERLAALPPATQEALKHAACVGSTFNLEVISIINGRSPREAAADLWEAIQLGLLLPIGDAYKYVQSQGTEAAAVEPSQVRYEFLHDRVQEAAYSLSSEDARKRLHLRIGRLLLEQTPEAQRDAHIFEIVHQLDLATELIDSPEERERLARLNLVAGLRAKRSSAYKEALRYLQVGTSLLREDCWERQYELALELHRHGSECLNQLGRYDDAEQEFQLILRQARSVEEKTEIHVLMLDTYVSRGQYLQAIQPARLALRELGIELPEGPEASAAAIAHERQRLEENLSQRSIASLADLPETTNPRERARILLISRALSYAAYVYPDLFQVLSMLTVNRAIEHGHGPGSGTAYALYAIGLASGGDYQRAFEFGQLAMKLGERYDPLGERPMIRYLFATFQNSWCRPVETSMRILEQGFQASLESGMFFWAGLCSMQLGISGQLGGEDLGVQLARLQWHVDFYSRGGSQFHQSICQVAASMHSILRLVHGAIPPGSPQYLNEAYLLQNLQNPTVAAGFAVLLLRLGYLLELPNQRELLARAEPQVAMIQGWVSRAELTLYQGLVLAARHASADAEERARIERTMDANLESLQSLSTLCPENFLQKHRLLAAERARLAGRELEALALYDEAITAAVKHGIPHEEALANELAARFHLARGRQRAAKGYLEEARGAYGRWGARAKVAALERQFPNLLRSSASMGGESGTSLEGLDLAAVLKATQAISGEIVLSELLQKLMGTILENAGAQRGLLLLKGDVPLTVEARLHEGTRAEVQVHDSTARALEQAPETILRYVERTRERVVLSEATPRSAFQGDTYLERQRPRSVLCMPVLKQKQLVGTLYLENQLVADAFTPERRKVLELLSAQAAISLENARLYDTLDQRVRERTRELRASNDELAQTLQQLKQTQAQLVMKEKLASLGVLTSGVAHEIRNPLNFISSFSLFSLQLTEELATLSNSQRTRLEPKRADELDRLIGHLRQSVQKIDEHGKRVDAIVRSMLDLSRTSTTSEQVLVPLNDLIKEYVHLAYSGLRAQQLSFHAEIETRFDPALQPVEAMPQELGRVILNLVNNACYAVDERRKKQGPDFVPTVQVSTRELGDQVEIRVRDNGMGIPAALQDKIFNPFFTTKPAGQGTGLGLSISHEIIVQGHGGKLEVDSVEGNYTEFRITLPRRARRSGALAT; encoded by the coding sequence ATGGACTCCACTCCCGGCTTCACGAACCTCCAGCCCCTGCTCGAGGAGCGCAACCATGTCCTCCTGAGAGCCTGTCGGGGGGAGCGCTCCTTCCTGCTCCGGATGCCTCGAGAGGGGAGCCCCACTCCCGAGGAGCATGCCCGCCTGCGCTACGGCTACGAGCTCAGCGCCAGCCTGGACCTGCCGGGAGTCGCCAGGGTCGTCGAGCTGCTCCGGAGCGGAAGCAAGCTGTGCCTGGTGATGGAGGACTTCGGAGGCCAGCCGCTGCGCACCCTGCTCCAGGCGGGAGGCCTGCCGCCGCGCCAGGTGATGGACATCGCCCTGAGGCTGGCCCGCGTGGTGGGCGAGCTGCACCAGCGCCGCATCATCCACAAGCACATCACCCCCTCCAACATCCTGCTCCACCCGGAGACGGGAGAGGTGCGGCTCGCGAACTTCGACCTGGCCTCGCGGCTGAGCTCCGAGGCCCCCAGCTACACCTCCCAGGCCATCCTCCATGGAGACCTGGCGTACATCTCCCCCGAGCAGACGGGACGGATGAACCGGGCGGTGGACTACCGCACCGACTTCTATTCGCTCGGCATCACCCTGTACGAGCTGCTGACGGGCCGTCCCCCCTTCAGCGGCACCGACGCCACCGCGCTGGTGTACAGCCACCTCGCCGTCGAGCCGCCTGCCCCCCACCAGCTCCGCCCGGAGGTGCCGCAGGCGCTCTCGGCCGTGGTGCTCAAGCTGCTCGCCAAGAACGCCGAGGAGCGCTACCAGAGCGCCTACGGCCTGTCGGCGGACCTCCGGCTCTGCCGCGATCAGCTCGGCGTGCCCGATCCGCTCACCCCGAGCATCCTGCCGGGCCAGCGGGATGTCTCCGCCTCCTTCCACCTCTCCCAGAAGCTCTATGGCCGGGAGCAGGATGCCGCCCAGCTCGCGGCGGCCTTCAACCGCGTCAGCCAGGGCGGTCAGGCCGAGCTGCTGCTGGTGACCGGCTACTCCGGCATCGGAAAGTCCTCGCTGGTGAACGAGGTCCACCGGCCGCTGGTGCGCCAGCGCGGCTACTTCGGGTCCGGCAAGTTCGAGCAGTTCCTCACCTCTCCGTACGCCGCCTGGATCCAGGCCTTCGATGGCCTCGTCCGGCAGATCCTCTCCGAGGACGAGCAGCGCATCGCCACCTGGAAGGCGGAGCTGCAGGCCGCGCTCGGGCCGAACGGCCGCGTGGTGACGGACGTCGTACCCCAGATCGAGCTCATCATCGGCCCGCGGCCGCCCGTCCCCGCGCTGGGCGCCATCGAGTCCCAGAACCGGTTCAACCTCGTGTTCCAGCGGCTCGTGGGCGCCTTCGCGCTGCCGCAGCACCCGCTGGTCCTCTTCCTGGATGATCTGCAGTGGGCGGACGCGGCCTCGCTCGGCCTGCTCCAGCGCATCCTGTCGGATCCCAGCTATCGGCACCTGCTGGTGATCGGCGCCTACCGGGACAACGAGGTCCGCGCCGGACACCCGCTGCTGGCCACCTTGAAGGAGCTGCGGCAGTCCTCACCTGTCTCCGAGATCTCCCTGCGCCCCCTGGGGCTTGAGAGCGTGACGCAGCTGCTGGAGGACACCCTCGACCGGGCGGGAGACCCCGCCGTGGCGGAGCTGGCCGCGCTGGTCTTCCAGAAGACGCAGGGCAACCCCTTCTTCGTGAGCCAGTTCGTCACCACGCTGCACGAGCGCGGCTACATCACCTTCGATCCGGAGCTGGGCCGCTGGCGCTGGGAGCTGGAGCGCATCCGCGGCATGGGCATCACCGACAACGTGGCGGTCCTCATGGCCGAGCGCCTCGCCGCGCTGCCCCCCGCCACCCAGGAGGCGCTCAAGCACGCCGCGTGCGTGGGCAGCACCTTCAACCTGGAGGTCATCTCCATCATCAACGGGCGCAGCCCCCGGGAAGCCGCGGCCGACCTCTGGGAGGCCATCCAGCTGGGGCTGCTGCTGCCCATCGGAGATGCGTACAAGTACGTCCAGAGCCAGGGCACGGAGGCGGCCGCGGTGGAGCCCTCGCAGGTCCGCTACGAGTTCCTGCACGACCGCGTCCAGGAGGCCGCCTACTCGCTGAGCTCCGAGGACGCGCGCAAGCGCCTCCACCTGCGCATTGGCCGGCTGCTGCTGGAGCAGACTCCGGAGGCCCAGCGCGACGCGCACATCTTCGAGATCGTCCACCAGCTCGATCTGGCCACCGAGCTGATCGACAGCCCCGAGGAGCGCGAGCGGCTGGCGCGGCTCAACCTGGTGGCGGGCCTGCGTGCCAAGCGCTCCTCCGCATATAAGGAAGCGCTGCGCTACCTGCAGGTGGGCACCTCGCTGCTCCGCGAGGACTGCTGGGAGCGCCAGTACGAGCTGGCCCTCGAGCTCCATCGCCACGGCTCGGAGTGCCTCAACCAGCTGGGCCGCTACGACGACGCGGAGCAGGAGTTCCAGCTCATCCTCCGCCAGGCCCGCTCCGTCGAGGAGAAGACGGAGATCCACGTCCTCATGCTGGACACGTACGTGAGCCGGGGCCAGTACCTCCAGGCCATCCAGCCCGCGCGGCTGGCGCTGCGAGAGCTGGGCATCGAGCTGCCCGAGGGCCCCGAGGCCTCCGCCGCGGCGATTGCCCACGAGCGCCAGCGGCTGGAAGAGAACCTCTCGCAGCGCTCCATCGCCAGCCTCGCGGACCTGCCGGAGACGACGAACCCCCGGGAGCGGGCACGCATCCTGCTCATCTCCCGCGCGCTCAGCTACGCGGCCTACGTCTACCCGGACCTGTTCCAGGTGCTCTCGATGCTGACGGTGAACCGGGCCATCGAGCACGGACATGGCCCCGGCTCGGGCACCGCGTACGCGCTCTATGCCATCGGCCTGGCCTCGGGCGGGGACTACCAGCGGGCGTTCGAGTTCGGCCAGCTGGCCATGAAGCTGGGCGAGCGCTACGACCCGCTGGGCGAGCGGCCGATGATCCGCTACCTGTTCGCCACGTTCCAGAACTCGTGGTGCCGGCCCGTCGAGACGAGCATGCGCATCCTCGAGCAGGGCTTCCAGGCCTCGCTGGAGAGCGGCATGTTCTTCTGGGCCGGGCTGTGCTCCATGCAGCTGGGCATCTCGGGTCAGCTCGGCGGCGAGGACCTGGGGGTGCAGCTGGCCCGGCTCCAGTGGCACGTCGACTTCTACAGCCGCGGCGGCAGCCAGTTCCACCAGTCCATCTGCCAGGTGGCCGCGTCCATGCACTCCATCCTCCGGCTCGTGCATGGCGCCATTCCCCCGGGCAGCCCGCAGTACCTGAACGAGGCCTACCTGCTCCAGAACCTGCAGAACCCCACGGTGGCCGCGGGCTTCGCCGTCCTCCTGCTACGCCTGGGGTACCTGCTGGAGCTGCCGAACCAGCGCGAGCTGCTCGCCCGGGCGGAGCCCCAGGTCGCCATGATCCAGGGCTGGGTGTCCCGGGCCGAGCTGACCCTGTACCAGGGGCTGGTGCTGGCGGCGCGGCACGCCTCGGCGGACGCGGAGGAGCGCGCCCGGATCGAGCGGACGATGGATGCGAACCTGGAGTCGCTCCAGAGCCTGAGCACGCTGTGCCCGGAGAACTTCCTCCAGAAGCACCGGCTCCTGGCCGCCGAGCGGGCCCGCCTGGCCGGCCGCGAGCTGGAGGCCCTGGCGCTGTATGACGAGGCCATCACCGCCGCGGTCAAGCACGGCATCCCCCACGAGGAGGCGCTGGCCAACGAGCTGGCGGCCCGCTTCCACCTGGCCCGAGGGCGGCAGCGCGCGGCGAAGGGCTACCTGGAGGAGGCTCGCGGGGCCTATGGCCGCTGGGGAGCCCGCGCCAAGGTGGCCGCGCTCGAGCGGCAGTTCCCCAACCTGCTGCGCTCGTCCGCCTCCATGGGGGGCGAGAGCGGCACGAGCCTGGAGGGGCTGGACCTCGCCGCGGTGCTCAAGGCCACGCAGGCCATCTCGGGAGAGATCGTCCTCTCCGAGCTGCTCCAGAAGCTGATGGGCACCATCCTGGAGAACGCGGGCGCCCAGCGGGGCCTGCTCCTGCTCAAGGGGGATGTGCCGCTGACCGTGGAGGCTCGCCTGCACGAGGGAACGCGGGCGGAGGTGCAGGTGCATGACTCGACCGCCCGGGCGCTGGAGCAGGCGCCGGAGACGATCCTGCGCTACGTGGAGCGGACGCGGGAGCGGGTCGTCTTGAGCGAGGCCACGCCCCGGAGCGCGTTCCAGGGTGACACGTACCTCGAGCGCCAGCGGCCCCGGTCGGTCCTCTGCATGCCGGTGCTGAAGCAGAAGCAGCTGGTGGGCACGCTGTACCTGGAGAACCAGCTGGTGGCGGATGCATTCACCCCGGAGCGCCGCAAGGTGCTGGAGCTGCTGTCCGCGCAGGCCGCCATCTCCCTGGAGAACGCGCGCCTCTACGACACCCTGGACCAGCGCGTCCGCGAGCGCACGCGAGAGCTGCGCGCGAGCAACGACGAGCTGGCCCAGACGCTGCAGCAGCTCAAGCAGACGCAGGCGCAGCTGGTGATGAAGGAGAAGCTCGCCTCGCTCGGCGTGCTCACCTCGGGCGTTGCCCACGAGATCCGCAACCCCCTCAACTTCATCAGCAGCTTCTCCCTCTTCAGCCTGCAGCTGACGGAGGAGCTGGCCACGCTGTCCAACTCGCAGCGGACGCGGCTCGAGCCGAAGAGGGCCGACGAGCTCGACCGCCTCATCGGCCACCTGCGGCAGAGCGTGCAGAAGATCGACGAGCACGGCAAGCGCGTGGACGCCATCGTGCGCTCGATGCTCGACCTGTCCCGCACCAGCACTACCTCCGAGCAGGTCCTGGTCCCGCTGAACGATCTGATCAAGGAGTACGTGCACCTGGCCTACAGCGGACTCCGGGCGCAGCAGCTGTCCTTCCACGCGGAGATCGAGACGCGCTTCGATCCGGCGCTCCAGCCTGTCGAGGCCATGCCCCAGGAGCTGGGCCGCGTCATCCTCAACCTGGTGAACAACGCCTGCTACGCGGTGGACGAGCGCCGCAAGAAGCAGGGCCCCGACTTCGTCCCCACCGTCCAGGTGTCCACCCGGGAGCTCGGAGACCAGGTGGAGATCCGCGTGCGCGACAACGGGATGGGCATTCCGGCGGCGCTCCAGGACAAGATCTTCAACCCGTTCTTCACCACCAAGCCCGCGGGCCAGGGCACCGGACTCGGGCTGTCCATCAGCCACGAGATCATCGTCCAGGGGCATGGCGGAAAGCTGGAGGTCGACTCCGTGGAGGGGAACTACACGGAGTTCCGCATCACCCTCCCCCGGCGCGCGCGGCGCTCGGGAGCCCTGGCGACCTGA
- a CDS encoding type I polyketide synthase has product MSSERGMDGAADAIAIIGMAGRFPGARDVESLWRSLCDGVELITRLPDASLEDAGVDAAARQRPGYVPARGLIEGVDLFDASFFGYSPREAELIDPQQRLFLECAWEALESAGYDPDRFPGPIGLFAGAGAPGYLLHHVAPTMDTRELLDGLATILGNDKDHLTTRVAYKLNLRGPAITVQTACSTSLVAVQLACQSLLDFQCDMALAGGVSVAFPVGTGYQPQEGHILSPDGHCRAFDAAARGTVPADGLGVVVLKRLEDALAAGDSIRAVILAAAVNNDGSKKVGYTAPSIDGQAEVIQTALALAGVDARSISYVEAHGTGTALGDAIEVAALTQAFRRSTREHGFCAIGSVKTNIGHLNNAAGVAGLIKATRALESRLLPPSLHFTQPHPKLSLEESPFFVNATLTPWREGPTPRRAGVSSFAMGGTNAHVILEEAPPRESGAPGRSAELLVLSARTPEALDSMTARLRAHLEAHPEENLSDVASTLQEGRRAFAHRRAVVARNLADATRALETPARRYEGTAPDGGRSVAFLFPGQGTQHLGMAEALYREEPLFRQEVDRCARLLEPHLGLDLRGVLHPGRRGPEEQLRLEQTALAQPALFTVEYALARLWLSHGVRPAAMLGHSLGEYVAACLAEVFSLEDALRLVALRGRLMQQLPPGAMLAVPMAETELVPLLGPELALAAVNGPAACVASGPVEAVATLEARLTSLGKVSRRLHTSHAFHSGMMEPILDTFAQEVRRVRRNAPRLPYLSNVTGTWVTEAQATDPDYWAQHLRQPVRFASGLAELSSRDHLLLEVGPGRVLSALASQQPSPGARAIPSLRSSAEDERSDLEAWLAALGQLWAQGAPVDWAAHHSERRRLRVTLPTYPFERHSHWLGRTPAPLRTEASASERPLEDVEQELHRTLAIRPVRSYPGLKEGLEAFCSSLVCEYLRTAGVETRRGATHTRSALVRQLGVQPRFERLFDALLASLAEDGLVRISGEQLVFQRDAAGLEPSSTLRQRLDTAHPQFRGLFDFVEHCLRGYPQALNGQVEAISLLFPNGSPAFVQDCNARTAEHGQMRLYNLLLGEATRRIAATARGRRLRVLEVGGGQGLLTWPLVTALQAHDFEYCFTDLGKVFVDDARTEAARRGLDARMRFGVFDIAQEPGPQGYAEQGFDLIVACNVVHATKDVSRTLRHLQRLLAPGGTLGLVEALRTPRWEVLSWGLAEGWWYYDDAFRKDSPLLPLPVWKQALAEAGFDTIELFPRAGSAHEESDHGLILARRPTVASVAPRIAVTSPLPLSSPGAHPNPRVTGRRAPRPPLSSAYVAPRNELERRIASVCEELFGTEPIGVQDDFFALGGDSLVMLRLTDRLQRELGLQVPPGLAFRGTTVERMAQALQGPPEPETTSPLIALQPHGSKPPLYFVHPAAGAVFPYVELARRLGADQPFYGLQAHGLDGESAPDERVEDMARRYIEAIRRVQPRGPYYLGGHSFGCLVSFEMAQQLTASGQEVRLLALVDEPAPLPGHRPSPSQMAYFFASGVSRSIWPHLLDYLYLVHGSAERRAPAPGLLGRLLRERRPLETFLARSALANFVPDEALRMALRQPAMRALFRLFLIHVRETFAYEPRAYPHKVTLFSSEEVRQRRGGREQTMGWGKLAAGGVDVHEIPGDHLSLLKPPYVEVLAARLAACVERAREARD; this is encoded by the coding sequence ATGAGCAGTGAGAGGGGAATGGATGGGGCCGCGGACGCCATTGCCATCATCGGGATGGCCGGGCGCTTCCCGGGCGCACGTGACGTGGAGTCCCTGTGGCGGAGCCTGTGCGATGGCGTGGAGCTGATCACCCGTCTCCCGGACGCCAGTCTGGAGGACGCTGGAGTCGACGCGGCGGCGAGACAGCGGCCAGGCTACGTCCCCGCCCGTGGACTCATCGAGGGCGTGGACCTCTTCGATGCGTCCTTCTTCGGCTACAGCCCGAGGGAAGCCGAGCTCATCGATCCCCAGCAGCGCCTGTTCCTCGAGTGTGCCTGGGAGGCGCTGGAGAGCGCGGGCTACGATCCGGACCGCTTCCCGGGCCCGATCGGCCTCTTCGCGGGAGCAGGAGCCCCCGGCTACCTGCTGCACCACGTGGCGCCCACGATGGACACGCGGGAGCTGCTCGACGGGCTGGCCACCATCCTCGGCAATGACAAGGACCACCTGACGACCCGCGTCGCCTACAAGCTGAACCTGCGCGGCCCCGCCATCACCGTGCAGACGGCGTGCTCCACGTCGCTCGTGGCGGTCCAGCTCGCTTGCCAGTCGCTGCTCGACTTCCAGTGCGACATGGCCCTGGCCGGAGGCGTCTCCGTCGCCTTCCCCGTCGGCACGGGCTACCAGCCGCAAGAGGGGCACATCCTCTCGCCCGATGGACACTGCCGGGCCTTTGACGCGGCGGCTCGGGGCACCGTCCCGGCGGATGGCCTGGGTGTGGTCGTGCTCAAGCGACTGGAGGACGCACTGGCCGCGGGCGACTCCATCCGCGCGGTCATCCTCGCCGCCGCCGTCAACAACGACGGCTCCAAGAAGGTGGGCTACACCGCTCCCAGCATCGACGGGCAGGCCGAGGTCATCCAGACCGCGCTCGCCCTGGCGGGAGTGGACGCTCGCTCCATCTCGTACGTGGAGGCCCACGGGACGGGGACGGCGCTCGGTGATGCCATCGAGGTGGCGGCGCTGACGCAGGCCTTCCGGCGCTCGACGCGGGAGCACGGCTTCTGCGCCATCGGCTCGGTGAAGACGAACATCGGCCACCTCAACAACGCCGCGGGCGTGGCAGGCCTCATCAAGGCCACCCGAGCGCTGGAGAGCAGGCTCCTTCCTCCCAGCCTCCACTTCACCCAGCCCCACCCGAAGCTGAGCCTGGAGGAGAGCCCCTTCTTCGTCAACGCCACCCTGACTCCCTGGCGGGAAGGGCCCACTCCTCGGCGCGCGGGCGTCAGCTCATTTGCCATGGGCGGAACCAACGCCCACGTCATCCTCGAGGAAGCCCCGCCCCGGGAGTCCGGTGCTCCCGGCCGCTCCGCGGAGCTGCTGGTGCTCTCCGCGCGCACGCCCGAGGCGCTCGACAGCATGACGGCCCGGCTCCGGGCCCACCTGGAGGCCCATCCGGAGGAGAACCTCTCGGACGTGGCCTCCACGCTCCAGGAGGGGCGCCGCGCCTTCGCCCACCGCCGCGCCGTGGTGGCCCGGAACCTGGCGGACGCCACTCGAGCCCTGGAGACGCCCGCGCGGCGGTACGAGGGCACGGCTCCCGATGGCGGAAGGAGCGTCGCCTTCCTCTTCCCGGGCCAGGGCACCCAGCACCTGGGAATGGCGGAGGCGCTGTACCGGGAAGAGCCCCTCTTCCGGCAGGAGGTGGACCGATGCGCGCGGCTCCTCGAGCCCCACCTCGGTCTGGACCTGCGCGGCGTGCTCCATCCCGGCCGTCGCGGGCCCGAGGAGCAGCTGCGCCTGGAGCAGACGGCGCTGGCCCAGCCGGCGCTCTTCACCGTGGAGTACGCGCTCGCCCGCCTGTGGCTCTCTCACGGTGTCCGGCCCGCGGCGATGCTGGGCCACAGCCTCGGGGAATATGTCGCGGCCTGTCTGGCCGAGGTCTTCTCGCTGGAGGACGCTCTGAGGCTGGTGGCGCTCCGAGGCCGGCTGATGCAGCAGCTTCCCCCCGGAGCGATGCTGGCAGTGCCCATGGCGGAGACCGAGCTGGTGCCACTGCTGGGGCCGGAGCTGGCCCTGGCCGCGGTGAACGGCCCCGCGGCGTGCGTCGCGTCCGGGCCCGTGGAGGCCGTGGCGACGCTCGAAGCCCGACTCACCTCCCTCGGCAAGGTCTCGCGCAGGCTGCACACCTCGCATGCGTTCCACTCGGGGATGATGGAGCCCATCCTCGACACCTTCGCCCAGGAGGTTCGCCGGGTGCGCCGGAATGCGCCTCGCCTGCCGTACCTCTCCAACGTCACCGGCACCTGGGTGACGGAGGCGCAGGCCACCGATCCCGACTACTGGGCCCAGCACCTGCGCCAGCCCGTGCGCTTCGCCTCCGGACTGGCGGAGCTCTCCTCTCGGGACCATCTGCTCCTCGAGGTAGGACCGGGGCGCGTGCTGAGCGCGCTCGCCTCGCAGCAGCCCTCCCCTGGCGCGCGCGCGATTCCCAGCCTGCGCTCCTCCGCCGAGGACGAGCGCTCGGATCTGGAGGCGTGGCTCGCGGCGCTGGGGCAGCTCTGGGCCCAGGGCGCGCCGGTGGACTGGGCAGCCCACCACTCCGAGCGCAGACGCCTGCGCGTCACGCTGCCCACCTACCCGTTCGAGCGACACTCCCACTGGCTCGGACGCACGCCCGCGCCGCTCCGCACCGAGGCTTCCGCATCCGAGCGCCCCCTCGAAGACGTGGAGCAGGAGCTGCACCGCACGCTGGCCATCCGCCCCGTGCGGAGCTACCCGGGACTGAAGGAGGGCCTCGAAGCCTTCTGCTCCAGTCTCGTCTGCGAGTACCTCCGGACGGCGGGCGTGGAGACTCGGCGTGGCGCGACCCACACGCGAAGTGCCTTGGTGCGACAGCTCGGCGTCCAGCCTCGCTTCGAGCGGCTCTTCGACGCCCTGCTGGCAAGCCTGGCCGAGGACGGCCTCGTGCGTATCTCGGGAGAGCAGCTCGTCTTCCAGCGCGACGCCGCGGGGCTCGAGCCCTCGAGCACGCTGCGCCAGCGGCTGGACACGGCACACCCCCAGTTCCGCGGCCTGTTCGACTTCGTGGAGCACTGCCTGCGCGGCTATCCCCAGGCGCTGAACGGACAGGTGGAGGCCATCAGCCTGCTGTTCCCGAATGGGAGCCCCGCGTTCGTGCAGGACTGCAACGCGCGAACGGCCGAGCACGGGCAGATGCGCCTCTACAACCTGCTCCTGGGAGAGGCCACGCGCCGCATCGCCGCCACCGCCCGAGGCCGCCGCTTGCGCGTCCTCGAGGTGGGCGGAGGCCAGGGGCTGCTGACCTGGCCGCTCGTCACCGCGCTCCAGGCGCACGACTTCGAGTACTGCTTCACGGATCTCGGCAAGGTCTTCGTCGACGACGCCCGGACAGAGGCTGCCCGGCGCGGCCTGGACGCGCGGATGCGCTTCGGCGTCTTCGACATCGCCCAGGAGCCGGGCCCGCAGGGCTACGCCGAGCAGGGCTTCGACCTCATCGTCGCCTGCAACGTCGTCCACGCCACGAAGGACGTGTCACGCACGCTGCGCCACCTCCAGAGGCTGCTCGCTCCGGGAGGAACACTCGGGCTGGTGGAGGCGCTCCGCACGCCCCGCTGGGAGGTCCTCTCCTGGGGGCTGGCGGAGGGCTGGTGGTACTACGATGACGCCTTCCGGAAGGACTCGCCCCTGCTCCCGCTCCCCGTGTGGAAGCAGGCCCTGGCCGAGGCCGGCTTCGACACCATCGAGCTCTTCCCCCGAGCCGGGAGCGCCCATGAGGAGTCGGACCACGGGCTCATCCTCGCCCGGCGGCCCACGGTCGCCTCCGTCGCGCCTCGCATCGCGGTCACCTCCCCTCTGCCTCTCTCCAGCCCTGGCGCCCACCCGAACCCTCGCGTCACCGGCCGCCGTGCTCCCCGCCCTCCGCTGAGCAGTGCGTACGTCGCGCCTCGAAACGAGCTGGAGCGCCGCATCGCCTCGGTCTGCGAGGAGCTCTTCGGAACGGAGCCCATTGGCGTCCAGGACGACTTCTTCGCGCTGGGCGGAGACTCCCTGGTGATGCTGCGCCTCACGGATCGGCTCCAGCGGGAGCTGGGCCTCCAGGTCCCCCCGGGCCTCGCCTTCCGGGGCACCACCGTCGAGCGGATGGCCCAGGCCCTCCAGGGCCCTCCCGAGCCGGAGACGACCTCCCCCCTCATCGCCCTCCAGCCCCACGGCTCCAAGCCTCCGCTCTACTTCGTCCACCCCGCCGCGGGAGCGGTCTTCCCGTACGTCGAGCTGGCCCGACGGCTCGGAGCCGATCAGCCCTTCTACGGGCTCCAGGCGCACGGGCTGGACGGAGAGTCCGCGCCGGACGAGCGCGTCGAGGACATGGCCCGGCGCTACATCGAGGCCATCCGCCGCGTCCAGCCGCGAGGGCCCTACTACCTCGGAGGCCACTCCTTCGGCTGCCTCGTCTCCTTCGAGATGGCCCAGCAGCTCACCGCCTCAGGACAGGAGGTACGACTGCTGGCCCTCGTGGACGAGCCGGCGCCGCTGCCTGGCCACCGCCCCTCACCCTCGCAGATGGCGTACTTCTTCGCCTCGGGCGTCTCGCGGTCGATCTGGCCCCACCTGCTCGACTACCTCTACCTGGTGCACGGGAGCGCTGAGCGACGGGCCCCAGCGCCCGGCTTGCTGGGACGACTGCTGCGCGAGCGGCGACCGCTGGAGACGTTCCTGGCCCGGTCCGCGCTGGCGAACTTCGTCCCGGACGAGGCGCTCAGGATGGCCCTGCGCCAGCCCGCCATGCGGGCCTTGTTCCGGCTCTTCCTCATCCACGTCCGGGAGACGTTCGCCTACGAGCCTCGCGCCTACCCGCACAAGGTGACGCTCTTCTCCTCCGAAGAGGTGCGCCAACGCCGGGGGGGCCGAGAGCAGACCATGGGCTGGGGCAAGCTCGCCGCCGGAGGCGTGGATGTCCACGAGATCCCCGGCGATCACCTGTCCCTGCTCAAGCCACCCTATGTGGAGGTCCTCGCCGCCAGGCTGGCCGCCTGTGTCGAGCGCGCCCGGGAGGCCCGGGACTGA